Proteins encoded together in one Lachnospiraceae bacterium JLR.KK008 window:
- a CDS encoding CAP domain-containing protein, with the protein MKKSMIVSMALLTAVTVGSIPVTSYAAGGKTGKSVSAGSYRIYSGQGLDSLQKTLKELGVAMENNANGCPNVTIPGGTLPGNPQPPVTEKPDVPGPEQPGDQVPDGSVQSYAQQVVDLVNAERAKAGLSALTVQTDVTAAANVRAREIKQQFSHTRPNGSNFSTALQEQGVSYRGSGENIAYGQRTPQQVMEGWMNSSGHRANILNANYKNIGVGYYQDENGTGHWVQLFTY; encoded by the coding sequence ATGAAAAAAAGTATGATTGTATCAATGGCATTGTTGACGGCAGTCACAGTGGGGAGCATACCGGTGACTTCTTATGCGGCGGGTGGAAAGACAGGGAAATCCGTGTCTGCAGGAAGTTATCGTATCTATAGTGGTCAGGGATTGGACAGTTTGCAGAAGACGTTGAAAGAGCTTGGAGTTGCGATGGAGAATAACGCCAATGGTTGCCCGAATGTGACGATACCGGGAGGAACGCTTCCGGGAAATCCGCAGCCGCCGGTGACGGAAAAGCCGGATGTTCCGGGGCCGGAGCAGCCGGGTGATCAGGTACCTGACGGAAGTGTTCAGTCTTACGCACAGCAGGTTGTGGACCTTGTGAATGCGGAGAGAGCAAAAGCAGGTCTGTCTGCACTGACCGTACAGACGGACGTGACGGCAGCAGCAAATGTAAGAGCCAGAGAAATCAAACAGCAGTTTTCGCATACGAGACCGAACGGAAGTAATTTCAGTACGGCGCTGCAGGAGCAGGGCGTGTCCTACAGGGGAAGCGGTGAGAATATCGCCTATGGACAGCGTACACCGCAGCAGGTCATGGAAGGCTGGATGAACAGCAGCGGACATCGTGCCAATATTCTGAATGCCAACTATAAAAACATCGGGGTAGGATATTACCAGGATGAGAACGGCACAGGCCACTGGGTACAGCTTTTCACATATTAA
- a CDS encoding M56 family metallopeptidase, with translation MRWSEFMEILQMSLSASVLILFVSGVRRFFGKKVSPAILNLLWGIVCCKLLLPFSPFSVLERLIPVKAVEQGPFSGADTFLQIPKWQAPGGIVFEPVAMVSEASAVGRGLWLAGAVCAALYFLFAYVRCVRILRTALPVADSFAIESQTSHMARKVCVRVSDRIDSPLTYGIFHPVIVLPKEMDGRDRETLYYVFAHELAHIERWDCARKLCLTAVMVCHWFNPLVWLMYDLANRDIELACDAKVIRSAGRERRRTYAGMLLRWAEVKPQGGLLVSHFVGNFMEERIVNIMKPKKVTVTGVLLSLVMMAGAVLIYAAAPAQAQEDAENVEAVLKNAINVTEGEQMKAVTINVKVPGTGAEDDRQPNAADPTLGGIFELYTPQEYEQVVENVKKYSDGTEEDIKRMEADLERLRADNGKGEFVIYKGAFEDSYVTDDGGEVMVSFDASIVMAPEQMSRTFTAEEYRAAMADVEQFLADAVADGRATTEQKEKIMAKMQENLEKFD, from the coding sequence ATGAGATGGAGTGAGTTTATGGAAATATTGCAGATGAGTTTATCCGCTTCGGTCCTGATCCTATTTGTATCGGGCGTGCGCCGCTTTTTCGGTAAAAAAGTTTCCCCGGCCATTTTGAATCTGCTGTGGGGAATCGTATGCTGTAAGCTGCTGCTGCCGTTTTCCCCTTTTTCCGTGCTGGAAAGACTGATTCCTGTGAAAGCGGTGGAGCAGGGGCCGTTTTCCGGTGCAGACACATTTTTGCAGATACCAAAATGGCAGGCGCCGGGAGGCATCGTGTTTGAGCCGGTGGCGATGGTGTCTGAGGCGTCTGCGGTTGGCCGGGGACTGTGGCTGGCGGGAGCGGTGTGCGCCGCACTCTATTTTCTTTTTGCCTATGTCCGCTGCGTACGGATACTGAGGACAGCGCTGCCGGTGGCAGACAGCTTCGCCATCGAAAGTCAGACGAGTCATATGGCAAGAAAGGTGTGTGTGCGGGTATCCGACCGGATCGATTCCCCTCTGACATACGGAATCTTTCACCCGGTCATCGTACTGCCCAAAGAGATGGACGGGAGAGACCGGGAAACGTTATATTATGTATTTGCCCATGAGCTGGCGCATATCGAGCGGTGGGACTGCGCGAGAAAATTATGCCTGACAGCGGTGATGGTCTGTCATTGGTTTAACCCTCTTGTGTGGCTGATGTATGATCTGGCCAACAGAGACATTGAGCTGGCCTGTGACGCAAAGGTAATACGCAGCGCGGGAAGAGAGCGCCGGCGCACTTATGCAGGTATGCTTCTGAGATGGGCGGAGGTAAAGCCACAGGGCGGTCTGCTCGTATCGCATTTCGTCGGGAATTTTATGGAAGAAAGGATCGTGAATATTATGAAACCGAAAAAAGTTACGGTAACAGGAGTATTGCTCTCTCTCGTAATGATGGCGGGCGCTGTGCTCATCTATGCGGCGGCCCCTGCACAGGCGCAGGAGGACGCGGAAAATGTGGAAGCCGTATTAAAGAACGCGATTAACGTCACAGAAGGAGAACAGATGAAAGCGGTAACCATCAATGTGAAGGTGCCGGGCACGGGCGCAGAGGATGACCGACAGCCGAATGCGGCTGATCCTACCTTGGGCGGTATCTTTGAGCTTTATACGCCGCAGGAATATGAGCAGGTCGTAGAGAACGTAAAGAAATACAGTGACGGCACGGAGGAGGACATCAAAAGGATGGAAGCCGATCTGGAACGTCTGCGGGCCGACAATGGCAAAGGGGAGTTTGTCATTTATAAGGGAGCGTTTGAGGATAGTTATGTGACTGACGACGGCGGCGAAGTCATGGTATCGTTTGATGCAAGCATTGTGATGGCGCCGGAGCAGATGAGCCGGACTTTTACGGCTGAGGAATACAGGGCGGCGATGGCGGATGTCGAACAGTTCCTTGCGGATGCTGTCGCAGACGGCAGAGCCACGACCGAGCAGAAAGAGAAGATCATGGCAAAAATGCAGGAAAACCTTGAGAAGTTTGACTGA
- a CDS encoding BlaI/MecI/CopY family transcriptional regulator codes for MEEKLFDSERKVMEVIWKEGDITAKEIALILGREIGWNKNTTYTVIKKCVNKGWIERREPGFVCRARITKEQAVENDTQEFVGRVFGGSVPLLFSTLLRQKKLSKEEIAHLKQLIDEME; via the coding sequence ATGGAAGAAAAATTGTTTGATTCGGAGAGAAAAGTGATGGAAGTGATATGGAAGGAAGGTGACATCACAGCAAAAGAGATCGCGCTTATCCTTGGCCGGGAGATCGGATGGAATAAGAATACGACTTACACAGTGATCAAAAAATGTGTCAACAAAGGCTGGATCGAGCGCAGAGAACCCGGTTTTGTATGCCGGGCGAGGATTACAAAAGAGCAGGCTGTGGAAAACGATACGCAGGAATTTGTAGGCCGGGTGTTTGGCGGTTCCGTTCCTCTTTTGTTTTCTACTCTGCTGAGGCAGAAGAAACTGTCGAAGGAAGAAATTGCACATTTGAAACAGTTGATCGATGAGATGGAGTGA